One segment of Ziziphus jujuba cultivar Dongzao chromosome 12, ASM3175591v1 DNA contains the following:
- the LOC107428525 gene encoding photosystem II core complex proteins psbY, chloroplastic, producing the protein MAATMATMAILNAKCLNTNSPKIPNPTKPLSKPTSLLSIQNLPKGLTSIKSIEAPNMPSSLAGTAIAGAIFSTLSSCDAALAAQQIAEIAEGDNRGLALLLPVIPALAWVLFNILQPALNQLNRMRSSKGVIVGLGLGGLAASGFVSTPDASANEIAMIADAAASSGDNRGQLLLFVVTPAIVWVLYNILQPALNQLNRMRSE; encoded by the coding sequence atggcAGCAACTATGGCTACAATGGCAATCCTCAATGCCaagtgcttgaacaccaattcTCCCAAAATCCCCAACCCCACCAAGCCATTATCAAAACCCACTTCCCTTCTTTCCATTCAAAACCTCCCAAAAGGTCTAACCTCCATAAAATCAATTGAAGCTCCCAATATGCCATCTTCCTTAGCAGGAACCGCCATTGCTGGAGCAATCTTTTCGACCTTGAGTTCCTGTGATGCTGCTTTGGCTGCTCAACAGATTGCAGAGATAGCTGAAGGAGACAACCGTGGACTTGCTCTGCTTCTTCCTGTTATCCCGGCACTGGCGTGGGTTCTCTTCAACATCCTCCAACCAGCACTGAACCAGCTCAACCGCATGCGCAGCTCAAAGGGAGTGATCGTTGGGCTTGGTCTGGGTGGATTGGCTGCATCAGGGTTCGTGTCAACTCCAGATGCATCAGCCAATGAGATTGCAATGATTGCTGATGCTGCTGCATCAAGCGGTGATAACAGGGGACAGCTCCTTCTGTTTGTTGTGACCCCAGCTATCGTTTGGGTCCTTTACAATATTCTACAACCGGCTCTCAACCAGCTCAACAGGATGAGGTCTGAGTAA